The Ideonella dechloratans nucleotide sequence TGCCATTGCAGCTGTTCACGCGGCAGGCCGCGCTGGTAGTGGGTCAGGCGCTTGGCCCAGGTCTGCCGCTTGAGGCCGCGCAGGCTGGCCGCCTGGGCCTTGCTGCGGCCCTCGGCCAGGGCCTCGGCGAAGTTGGCGAACAGCACGGTGAACCACAGCCACAGCGCCACGCCGAGGGTGAACAGGCTGGGCTGGGCGATGGCCAGGGCCGTGGTGAAGGCGCTGCCCACGTAGACGACGAACATCACCGGGTTGCGCCACTGCACCCGCGGGCTGAGCTTGCGCAGCGCGTCCAGCAGGGCCGGGCGCAGCAGCACGGGGTCGAAGAGTTTCAGGGTTTGGCGTGTCATGGGGGCCTCCTTCAATGCGCCCACAGGCTCAGGTGTTCCGCCACCGGGCCCAGGGCCAGGGCGGGCACGTAGTTCAGCAGGCCCACCAGCAGCACCGCGCCGATCAGCAGCACGATGAACAGCGGACCATGGGTGGGCAGGGTGCCCTCGGTCGCGGCCAGGCGCTTCTTGGCGGCCAGCGAACCGGCGATGGCCAGCACCGGCACGATGACGCCGAAGCGGCCCAGCGCCATGGCCACGGCCAGGCTCAGGTTGTAGAAGAGCGAGTTGGCCGACAGACCGGCAAAGGCGCTGCCGTTGTTGTTGGCCGCCGAGCTGAAGGCGTAGAGCACCTCCGAGAAGCCGTGCGCGCCCGGGTTGGCCAGGCCGGCGCTGCCGGCCTCGGTCAGCACCGCCAGGGCCGTGCCGCCCAGCACCAGCAGCGGGGTGACGAGGATGGCGATGGCCACCATCTTCATTTCGAAGGTCTCGATCTTCTTGCCCAGGTACTCGGGCGTGCGGCCGATCATCAGCCCGGCGATGAACACCGCCAGGATGGCGAAGACCAGCATGCCGTACAGGCCCGAGCCCACGCCGCCGAACACCACCTCGCCCAGCTGCATCAGCACCAGGGGCACGGCGCCCCCCAGCGGGGTGAAGGAATCGTGCATGGCGTTGACCGCGCCGCAGGACGCCGCGGTGGTGATGGTGGCGAACAGCGCGGAGGCGTTGATGCCGAAGCGCACCTCCTTGCCTTCCATGTTGCCGCCGCTCTGCAGCGCGCTGGCGGCCGGGTCGGTGCCCAGCGCGCTCAGCAGCGGGTTGCCCTGCTGCTCGGCCACCGTGGCCAGCACGGCCATGACCACGAAGATCGCCGTCATCGCGCCCAGCAGCGCCCAGCCCTGGCGGGCGTCGCCCACCATGCGGCCGAAGACGAAGCACAGCGCCGCCGGGATCAGGAAGATGCTGAGCATCTGCAGGAAGTTGGACAGCGGCGTCGGGTTCTCATACGGGTGGGCCGAGTTGGCGTTGAAGAAACCGCCGCCGTTGGTGCCCAGCATCTTGATGGCCAGCTGCGAGGCCACCGGGCCCATGGCCAGGGTCTGGTGCGCGTCCTGCTTGTCGTCCAGCACCGGCTGGCCCTGGGCGTCCTTCAGCGGCTGGCCATCGGTGCCCAGGCGGGGCTCCTGCCAGTGCACGGTCTCCACGGTCTGCACGGTGTTGTAGGGGCTGAAGTTCTGGATCACCCCCTGGCCCACCAGCACCAGCGCAAACACGAAGGACAGCGGCAGCAGCACCCACAGCGTGGCGCGGCTCAGGTCGGCCCAGACATTGCCGATCGCCTGGGCCGAGTGGCGCGCGAAGCCGCGCACCAGCGCCACCACCACCGCGATGCCGGTGGCCGCCGAGAGGAAGTTCTGCACCGTCAGCGCCAGCATCTGGGTCAGGTAGCTCAGGGTGGCCTCGCCGCCGTAGGCCTGCCAGTTGGTGTTGGTGACGAAGCTGATGGCGGTGTTGAAGGCCAGGTCCGGCGCCACCGCCGGCATCTGCTGCGGGTTGAAGGGCAGGGCGGCCTGCCAGCGCTGCAGCAGGTACACCGCCACGACACCCAGGCCATTGAACAGGAGCAGGCCGAGGGTGTAGCGCTTCCAGCCGGCTTCTTGTTGCGGCCGCACGCCGGCCAGGCGGAACAGCGGCGCCTCCAGCCGGTTCAGCCAGCCCAGGCGGCCGGCCATCGCCGCGTCGATCCAGCGCGCCAGCGGCCAGGCCAGCACGCCCAGCGCCGCCAGAAAGGCGGCGAGTTGCATCCAGGCCGCGGTGTTCATGAGAAGTCCTCCGGCCGCAGCAGGGCGGCGATGAGGTAGATCAGCAGACCGACCGCCAGTGCGGCGGCGGTCCATTCGAAGACGGGCATGACAACCTCCATGTCGATGAAGGTCATGCTAGGAAGCGGGCCATCAAGCCGTGGACAAGAATCGGCCCTCCCGCATCAAGAATGCATCAAGACCGCCCTGCGTGTCACAAACCACCGGGCTGGTTCGTCTGACCTGCCATGGACCCCCACACCGCCCTGTTCGACCGCCTGCGGCCCCGGCTGCAGGGCATCGCCTACCGCATGCTGGGCAGCGTGGCCGACGCCGAGGAACTGGTGCAGGACGTCTGGCTGCGCTGGCATGCGGCCGACCGCGCCACACTGGACCAGCCCGAGGCCTGGCTGGTGACCGTGACCACCCGCCTGGCCATCGACCGGCTGCGCAGCGCCCAGGCCCAGCGCGCGCATTACGTCGGCTTCTGGCTGCCCGAGCCCTGGCTGGACGAGGAAGAGCCCCGGCCCGCCGCCCATGTGGACCTGCCCGCCACGCCCGAGGCCCTGCTGGAGCGGGCCGACGACATCTCCATGGCCTTTCTGGCCCTGCTGGAGCGCCTGGGCCCCGAGGCGCGGGCGGCCTTTCTGCTGCGCGAGGTCTTCGACGCCGACTACGCCGAGGTGGCCCAGGCCCTGGGCAAGAGCGAGGCGGCCTGCCGCCAGATCGTCTCGCGCGCCAAGGCCCAGCTGAAGGCCGAACGGCCTCGCCAGAGCGTGAGCCCCGAACAGCACCACCGCCTGCTGGCCGGCTTTGCCGAGGCGGCCCGCCGGGGCGACTTTGCCCGCCTGCAGGCCCTGCTGGCCGAGGACGCCGAGCTGATCAGCGATGGCGGCGGCGTGGTGGCCAGCTTCGGCAAGGTGCTGGCCGGCGGGCGGCGCATCGCCCAGCTCTACCACGCGGTGTGGCGCCGCAGCGAACGCGACCACACGGAGCAGCGCATCGAGCTGGTGCGCCTGAACGGCCAATGGGGCCTGCTGCGCTTCATCGGCGGCCAGCTGGAATCGGCCCAGGGCCTGGAGACGGACGGCCAGCGCATCACCCGCATCCACACCCAGCGCAACCCCGAGAAGCTGCGCCACATCGCCCGGGCCTGGGCCGAGGCGGCTCAGCGGCGCGGCGGCCGGTAGTCGCCCGGCGTCATGGCGTGGTGGGCCTTGAAGCTGCGCTGCAGATGGGCCTGGTCGGCAAAGCCCATGGCCTGGGCGGTGTCGGCCAGCGCGCTGCCCTGGGCCAGCAGACGCCGCGCGCCGTTGAGGCGCTGGTTCTGCAGGTAGCTGCCCGGCGTCATGCCGAACACCGCCTGAAAGCGGCGGATGAAGCGCGGGGCGCTCATGCCGCAGGCCTGGGCCAGGGCCTGCACCGTCAAGCGGGGGCCGGCCTCGTCCTGCATGGCGGCAATGGCGGGCCGCAGCTCTTCCGGCACAGGCGCGGTGTCCTGCGGCGGGCCGGCCACCAGGCAGCCGGCCAGCACGCGCGGCAGCGCCTCGGCCAGGGCCTGCGCAGTGGCGGCGTCACGGATGGGCTGACACAGCCGGTCCACCACAGCGTGCATGACCGGGTCGTTCACAGCGCGGGATGCGAAGTGCAGCCCTTCCTGTCTCTGCGGCACCTCAGCCAGCCCCCACACCCGGGCCACCGCAGCGTGCAGCCAGGCGGCATCCACGAACAGCATGCGGTAGGACCAGGGCTGGCCGGCGGCCGGGTTGCAGGCGTGCACCACCTGCGGCTCGATCAGCACCACCGAGCCGGCCTGCACCGGCTGCGGGCCGCTGGGGTGGTGGAAGGTGGCGCCGCCCTCGTCCACGATGCCCACCGAATATTCCGGGTGCGAATGCGGGCGGTAGCAGTCCCGCGTGCCCAGGCTGACGCGCAGGGCCGCCCAGGGCGCGGCCGGGTGGCGGTGGATGCGGTGCGGGCTGGAGGCAGAGCTGGACATGGCGGGTGGGAGCCGGTCAGCCAAGCATACTGGCCACGCTCAGGGCCAGCAGCGCACCCATCGCCCGGTTGAACCACCGCTGGCGCGCCGGCTGGGCCAGGGCACGCGCCAGCAGCCGGCCGGCCAGGGCCCAGCAGCCCACGCCCAGGCCGCAGGCCAGCAGCGACACCGCACAGAACAGCCCCAGCGCTGCCCGCGCATCCGCCTGCGGCAGCACGAACAGGCCGATGCCCGACAGCGCCACCAGCCAGGCCTTGGGGTTGAGCGACTGTGTCAGGCCCCCGTCCCGCAGCGCGGCCAGGGCCGCCCAGGCCGCATGCCGCGGCGCGCCCGCCGGGCCGGCCAAGGCCATGGGCGGTGCGGTGGCCACCCGCCAGGCCAGGTGCAGCAGGTAGGCCGCGCCCAGCCAGCGCGCGCCCTGCACGGCCCAGGCCTCATGCAACAGCCAGGCGCCGCCCTGGCCCATCAGCCACACCACCAGCGCGTAGCTCAGGCTGGCGCCCAGTACATAGGCCAGCGCCGTCAGCCGGCCGGCCGCCGCGCCATGGCGGATGGCCAGCACATTCACCGGCCCCGGCGTGATGGCCCCCATCAACGCAAACGTTCCCATTGCCAGCACCAGCGCCGTCACCTCAGACCTCCACACACGTCTTCATCGGAGGGGCGAGTGTGGCGGGGTGGGGTGGGGGTGTATTGAATGGAATTTCGGGTGGGGGTGGCGGGGGAGAAGTGGATCAGACGGGGCCTCAAACCGGCGCGTAGGCCCCCGTGCCCTCAGGCCAGGGCGTCAACACTTCATACCCTGAAGGCGTGACCGCCACCATGTGCTCGAACTGGGCGGACAGGGATCTGTCCTGGGTCACCACGGTCCACCCATCGGGCAGCTGCCGGGTTTCGCGCCGGCCGGCGTTGAGCATCGGCTCGATGGTGAAGACCATCCCCGGTTCCAGCCGCAGGCCTTCGCCCCGCCGCCCGTAGTGCAGCACCTGAAGGTCCTCGTGGTAGATCTGCCCGATGCCATGGCCGCAGTATTCGCGCACCACGCTGAAGTGTTCCCGGTGCGCGACGGACTGGATGGCGTGGCCCACGTCGCCCAGCGTGGCACCGGGCTTCACCGCCCGGATGCCGGCCAGCATGGCTTCGTAGGTGGTGTCCACCAGGCGCCGGGCCAGGATGCTGGGCGTGCCCACAAAGAACGTGCGGCTGGTGTCGCCAAACCAGCCATCCTTGAGGACGGCGACGTCGATGTTGACGATGTCGCCCTTCTTCAGAATCTTGTCGGGCGAGGGGATGCCGTGGCAGACCACCTGGTTCACCGAGGTGAGGATGGTCTTGGGGTAGCCCTGGTACCCCAGGTTGGCCGGAATGGCGCCCTGCACGTTCACGATGTGGTCGTGGCAGATGCGGTCCAGGGCCTCGGTGCTGACGCCGGGCACGACGTGGGGCTCGATGATGCTGAGCACCTCAGCGGCAAGCTGGCCGGCCCGCCGCGCCATCGCCACCTCGTCCGCCGACTTGATCACCACCTGGCGTGCCATCAGTGCTTCCCGGTGGCGGATGCCTTGGGTTTCTCAAGCTGGCCTGTGGCGGCCAAGGCGATGTCCAGCCCTCCGGCCAGCTCCGCACGGATCAGCAGCTGGCAGATCTCGCGGTAGTCCAGGTCCGGGTGCATTTCTGTCAGCATGCCCACGCGCATCCAGTGTTCGGCCTGCGCATTGATGGAGCGGCTCAGGGCGTTCCCCGCCACGCGCAGGTTCTCGTGCATCTGCTCGGAGATCTTGACGATGCCCATGGGTGTCTCATATATAAAACGTATACGAAGTGTATGCGTTT carries:
- the kdpA gene encoding potassium-transporting ATPase subunit KdpA translates to MNTAAWMQLAAFLAALGVLAWPLARWIDAAMAGRLGWLNRLEAPLFRLAGVRPQQEAGWKRYTLGLLLFNGLGVVAVYLLQRWQAALPFNPQQMPAVAPDLAFNTAISFVTNTNWQAYGGEATLSYLTQMLALTVQNFLSAATGIAVVVALVRGFARHSAQAIGNVWADLSRATLWVLLPLSFVFALVLVGQGVIQNFSPYNTVQTVETVHWQEPRLGTDGQPLKDAQGQPVLDDKQDAHQTLAMGPVASQLAIKMLGTNGGGFFNANSAHPYENPTPLSNFLQMLSIFLIPAALCFVFGRMVGDARQGWALLGAMTAIFVVMAVLATVAEQQGNPLLSALGTDPAASALQSGGNMEGKEVRFGINASALFATITTAASCGAVNAMHDSFTPLGGAVPLVLMQLGEVVFGGVGSGLYGMLVFAILAVFIAGLMIGRTPEYLGKKIETFEMKMVAIAILVTPLLVLGGTALAVLTEAGSAGLANPGAHGFSEVLYAFSSAANNNGSAFAGLSANSLFYNLSLAVAMALGRFGVIVPVLAIAGSLAAKKRLAATEGTLPTHGPLFIVLLIGAVLLVGLLNYVPALALGPVAEHLSLWAH
- the map gene encoding type I methionyl aminopeptidase yields the protein MARQVVIKSADEVAMARRAGQLAAEVLSIIEPHVVPGVSTEALDRICHDHIVNVQGAIPANLGYQGYPKTILTSVNQVVCHGIPSPDKILKKGDIVNIDVAVLKDGWFGDTSRTFFVGTPSILARRLVDTTYEAMLAGIRAVKPGATLGDVGHAIQSVAHREHFSVVREYCGHGIGQIYHEDLQVLHYGRRGEGLRLEPGMVFTIEPMLNAGRRETRQLPDGWTVVTQDRSLSAQFEHMVAVTPSGYEVLTPWPEGTGAYAPV
- a CDS encoding ParD-like family protein, whose amino-acid sequence is MGIVKISEQMHENLRVAGNALSRSINAQAEHWMRVGMLTEMHPDLDYREICQLLIRAELAGGLDIALAATGQLEKPKASATGKH
- a CDS encoding RNA polymerase sigma-70 factor codes for the protein MDPHTALFDRLRPRLQGIAYRMLGSVADAEELVQDVWLRWHAADRATLDQPEAWLVTVTTRLAIDRLRSAQAQRAHYVGFWLPEPWLDEEEPRPAAHVDLPATPEALLERADDISMAFLALLERLGPEARAAFLLREVFDADYAEVAQALGKSEAACRQIVSRAKAQLKAERPRQSVSPEQHHRLLAGFAEAARRGDFARLQALLAEDAELISDGGGVVASFGKVLAGGRRIAQLYHAVWRRSERDHTEQRIELVRLNGQWGLLRFIGGQLESAQGLETDGQRITRIHTQRNPEKLRHIARAWAEAAQRRGGR
- the kdpF gene encoding K(+)-transporting ATPase subunit F; this encodes MTFIDMEVVMPVFEWTAAALAVGLLIYLIAALLRPEDFS
- a CDS encoding LysE family translocator — its product is MTALVLAMGTFALMGAITPGPVNVLAIRHGAAAGRLTALAYVLGASLSYALVVWLMGQGGAWLLHEAWAVQGARWLGAAYLLHLAWRVATAPPMALAGPAGAPRHAAWAALAALRDGGLTQSLNPKAWLVALSGIGLFVLPQADARAALGLFCAVSLLACGLGVGCWALAGRLLARALAQPARQRWFNRAMGALLALSVASMLG
- a CDS encoding helix-turn-helix transcriptional regulator, with protein sequence MSSSASSPHRIHRHPAAPWAALRVSLGTRDCYRPHSHPEYSVGIVDEGGATFHHPSGPQPVQAGSVVLIEPQVVHACNPAAGQPWSYRMLFVDAAWLHAAVARVWGLAEVPQRQEGLHFASRAVNDPVMHAVVDRLCQPIRDAATAQALAEALPRVLAGCLVAGPPQDTAPVPEELRPAIAAMQDEAGPRLTVQALAQACGMSAPRFIRRFQAVFGMTPGSYLQNQRLNGARRLLAQGSALADTAQAMGFADQAHLQRSFKAHHAMTPGDYRPPRR